From a single Sediminibacterium sp. KACHI17 genomic region:
- a CDS encoding FKBP-type peptidyl-prolyl cis-trans isomerase, with protein MRILVPFFMLMLMSVTSYGQTKPAVKAPVKSTNVAVNPLKNNKDSAGYALGIRILQNLQAQGLDAVNLAMLQRAMNDVLQKKPLLLKEDVLDRCIGTFANEINGAKLEKSKKAAKDFLVANGKRPGVVTLPSGLQYEIIKDNPGGAKPTANDQVKCHYHGTLIDGTIFDSSVERGEPIVFSVGGVIRGWQEALQLMTVGSKWKLYIPSDLAYGDQQAGPKIGPGSTLIFEVELLSIEK; from the coding sequence ATGCGAATATTAGTCCCTTTTTTTATGCTTATGTTGATGTCTGTTACTAGCTATGGACAGACCAAACCTGCTGTTAAAGCGCCGGTGAAATCAACCAATGTAGCTGTGAATCCTTTAAAAAATAATAAAGATTCAGCAGGATATGCGCTGGGTATCCGAATTCTTCAAAATTTACAGGCGCAGGGATTGGATGCTGTGAACTTAGCCATGCTTCAAAGAGCAATGAATGATGTTTTACAAAAGAAGCCTTTGTTATTGAAAGAAGATGTTTTGGATCGTTGTATTGGAACCTTTGCCAATGAAATCAATGGTGCTAAATTGGAGAAGTCTAAGAAAGCAGCTAAAGACTTCTTAGTTGCCAATGGCAAACGTCCGGGAGTAGTAACATTGCCTAGTGGATTACAGTATGAGATCATAAAAGATAATCCAGGTGGTGCAAAACCAACTGCCAATGATCAGGTAAAATGTCATTACCATGGTACTTTGATTGATGGTACTATATTCGATAGCTCTGTCGAAAGAGGTGAGCCGATCGTATTTTCAGTTGGAGGTGTGATCAGAGGCTGGCAAGAAGCATTACAATTAATGACAGTAGGCAGCAAATGGAAACTATATATTCCTTCTGATCTTGCTTATGGTGATCAACAGGCAGGACCAAAGATCGGTCCAGGCTCTACCTTGATTTTTGAAGTTGAACTGTTATCGATCGAAAAATAA
- the argH gene encoding argininosuccinate lyase has product MKLWQKNTNVSQAVETFTVGKDRELDILLAPFDVLGSIAHVKMLAEVGLLTKEESVQLVKELRNIYSHIEHSPFTIDASVEDIHSQVEFMLTKKLGDTGKKIHSARSRNDQVLVDIKMFLRHEIYSLVEEIQTLFTLLQQQSEQYKGHLLPGYTHLQLAMPSSFGLWFGAYAESLVDDTILLQGAYKIVNKNPLGSAAGYGSSFPINRTLTTSLLGFDDLNYNVVYAQMGRGKAERTTAMAMASVADTLSRMSMDMCLYLNQNFDFVSFPSELTTGSSIMPHKKNPDVFELIRSHCNRIKALPNEIMMMTTNLPSGYHRDLQLLKEHLFPAFQTLKQCLQMSHVMLSSIKIRKDIMADEKYRYAFSVEEVNKLVLTGIPFRDAYQQIGFDIEAGNFHGGTSDIQHTHEGSIGNLCNGEIRSMMEKAVKDFHFNKISQAYKMLLED; this is encoded by the coding sequence ATGAAACTTTGGCAAAAAAATACGAACGTGTCTCAAGCAGTAGAAACTTTTACTGTAGGCAAGGATCGTGAACTCGATATATTACTTGCTCCTTTTGATGTATTGGGGTCTATTGCACATGTAAAAATGTTAGCAGAAGTTGGTTTACTCACAAAAGAAGAATCAGTTCAACTCGTGAAGGAACTCCGTAATATCTATTCACATATCGAGCATTCGCCATTTACCATTGATGCATCTGTTGAAGACATTCATTCACAAGTGGAGTTCATGCTCACAAAAAAGTTAGGCGATACAGGCAAAAAAATCCATAGTGCAAGAAGCAGAAATGATCAGGTTTTAGTGGATATAAAAATGTTTTTGCGCCATGAGATATATTCCTTGGTTGAAGAAATACAAACACTATTTACCTTACTGCAACAACAAAGTGAGCAATACAAAGGCCATCTGCTACCGGGCTATACACATCTGCAGCTAGCAATGCCTTCCTCTTTCGGATTATGGTTTGGAGCCTATGCAGAAAGTCTGGTAGATGATACAATTTTACTTCAAGGCGCTTATAAAATTGTCAATAAGAATCCATTAGGCTCTGCGGCAGGATATGGTTCATCTTTCCCGATCAATCGAACATTAACTACTTCTTTACTCGGGTTTGATGACCTGAATTATAATGTGGTATATGCTCAAATGGGGCGCGGAAAAGCAGAACGTACCACTGCAATGGCAATGGCTAGTGTAGCTGATACGCTTAGCAGAATGAGTATGGATATGTGCTTATACCTTAATCAAAACTTCGATTTTGTAAGTTTTCCTTCGGAACTCACAACGGGCTCCAGCATCATGCCACATAAAAAGAATCCGGACGTTTTTGAGCTGATTCGTTCACATTGTAATCGTATCAAAGCATTACCTAATGAGATCATGATGATGACCACTAATCTGCCTTCCGGATATCATCGAGATTTACAATTATTAAAAGAACATCTCTTTCCTGCCTTCCAAACATTGAAGCAATGTTTGCAGATGTCACATGTCATGCTCTCTTCCATCAAGATCAGAAAAGATATTATGGCAGATGAAAAATATCGTTATGCCTTTAGTGTTGAAGAAGTAAATAAGCTTGTATTAACAGGTATTCCTTTTCGGGATGCTTATCAGCAAATAGGGTTTGATATTGAAGCCGGTAATTTTCATGGAGGCACTTCCGATATTCAACATACTCATGAAGGAAGTATTGGAAATCTTTGCAACGGGGAAATTCGTTCTATGATGGAGAAAGCTGTTAAAGACTTTCATTTCAATAAAATTAGTCAGGCGTACAAAATGTTATTGGAAGACTAA
- a CDS encoding M20 family metallo-hydrolase produces the protein MQSTTTILFQEAIDLLKALISQPSFSREEDRTATIIEQFFQKKQIPVNRFLNNVWVVNQYFDPVKPVLLLNSHHDTVKPNPAYTLDPFAAIEKEGKLFGLGSNDAGGALVALLAVFLYYYEQQDLPYNILFAATAEEEISGKNGIEALLPHLPNITCGIVGEPTQMQMAIAERGLLVLDVTAQGKPGHAARNEGENALYKAIKDIEWFSQYQFEKVSDLLGPVKMSVTVIETENKAHNVVPAICKFVVDVRVNELYSFEEILTTIQKNIQSTAVPRSLRIKSTAIPQDHPLVVAGTKLGRSSYGSPTTSDKALMPFLTLKMGPGDSARSHSADEFIYLTEIKEGIDLYIALIDQFMQNQTS, from the coding sequence ATGCAGTCAACAACAACGATATTATTTCAAGAAGCGATTGATTTATTAAAAGCTTTGATCAGTCAACCTTCTTTCAGTCGTGAAGAGGATAGAACTGCCACTATCATTGAACAATTTTTTCAAAAGAAGCAAATACCTGTTAATCGATTCCTGAATAATGTATGGGTTGTCAATCAATATTTTGATCCTGTAAAGCCGGTTTTACTTCTGAACTCACATCATGATACTGTAAAACCCAATCCCGCATATACATTGGATCCATTCGCAGCGATTGAAAAAGAAGGGAAGTTGTTTGGATTAGGCAGTAATGATGCAGGAGGAGCTTTGGTAGCTTTGCTGGCTGTTTTTTTATACTATTATGAACAGCAGGATCTTCCTTATAATATTTTATTTGCCGCTACAGCTGAAGAAGAGATATCCGGTAAGAATGGTATTGAGGCATTATTACCACATTTGCCCAATATTACTTGTGGTATTGTAGGAGAGCCTACGCAAATGCAGATGGCGATCGCTGAAAGAGGTTTGTTGGTGCTGGATGTGACCGCACAAGGTAAGCCCGGACATGCAGCCAGAAATGAAGGTGAGAATGCCTTATACAAGGCGATAAAAGATATTGAGTGGTTTAGTCAGTATCAGTTCGAGAAAGTATCTGATCTGTTAGGTCCGGTGAAAATGTCTGTGACCGTGATCGAAACAGAGAATAAAGCACATAATGTAGTACCGGCTATCTGCAAATTTGTTGTGGATGTTAGGGTCAATGAATTGTATTCATTTGAAGAAATATTAACGACGATCCAAAAAAATATTCAGTCAACAGCGGTTCCCAGAAGCCTTCGTATCAAATCTACGGCGATACCTCAGGATCATCCATTAGTAGTGGCAGGCACTAAGTTGGGAAGATCATCTTATGGTTCTCCAACTACATCCGATAAAGCATTAATGCCATTTCTGACATTGAAAATGGGGCCAGGAGATTCTGCAAGAAGTCATTCTGCAGATGAATTTATTTATCTGACTGAAATCAAAGAAGGCATTGACTTATACATCGCCTTAATAGATCAATTCATGCAAAACCAAACATCATGA
- the argB gene encoding acetylglutamate kinase translates to MEQLFIIKIGGNIIDDENRLTSFLQQFAALKGNKILIHGGGKLATKLAEQMGIQQQMVDGRRITDGETLKIVTMVYAGYINKNIVAKLQSLGENAIGLTGADANLIMAHQRKHASIDYGFVGDIDAVSSATITHMLQQNLSLVVAPITHDGKGQLFNTNADTIAQELAKAMSHAYETTLIYSFEKKGVLKDINDENNVIPVIDTDLYRQLKESNIIFAGMIPKLDNAFAAVNAGVKKVIIGQAEMLQSLVEGVEGTSIQA, encoded by the coding sequence TTGGAGCAACTGTTTATCATAAAGATCGGAGGTAATATCATCGATGATGAAAATCGATTGACATCTTTCTTACAGCAATTTGCTGCCCTTAAGGGGAATAAAATATTGATACATGGAGGTGGTAAACTCGCAACCAAACTGGCAGAACAGATGGGTATTCAACAACAGATGGTCGATGGACGTCGGATCACAGATGGAGAAACCTTGAAAATCGTAACGATGGTGTATGCAGGATACATCAATAAAAATATAGTAGCCAAATTGCAATCCCTAGGTGAAAATGCCATAGGACTTACCGGTGCAGATGCTAATTTGATCATGGCTCATCAAAGAAAACATGCCTCTATCGACTACGGCTTTGTTGGTGATATTGATGCGGTAAGCTCAGCAACGATCACTCATATGCTTCAGCAAAATCTCTCACTTGTAGTTGCACCGATCACTCATGATGGCAAAGGACAACTATTCAATACCAATGCTGATACGATCGCACAGGAATTGGCGAAGGCAATGAGTCATGCCTATGAGACCACATTGATCTATTCATTTGAAAAGAAAGGAGTACTGAAGGATATCAATGATGAAAACAATGTGATACCGGTGATTGATACGGATCTCTATCGGCAGTTAAAAGAATCAAATATCATATTTGCCGGTATGATACCTAAATTAGATAATGCTTTTGCTGCGGTGAACGCTGGGGTTAAAAAAGTGATCATCGGACAAGCTGAAATGTTACAATCCCTTGTTGAGGGAGTAGAAGGAACCTCTATTCAGGCATAA
- a CDS encoding acetylornithine carbamoyltransferase: MKQFISVNDVPDINALIAKAVACKKDPLKYQDLGAGKRIGLLFLNPSLRTRLSTQVAARNLGMEAIVFNVDKEGWALEFEEGAIMSGNTVEHVKDAAPVLGQYFDILCIRTFPSLKNREDDYSEMFIHQFIKYAGVPVVSLESATLHPLQSLTDLLTITEELQFKKMTRRPKIVLTWAPHIKPLPQCVANSFAQWMNAWGEADFVITHPQDYELSTEFTKGAVITHDQDAALADADFVYVKNWSTYTDYGKVYENDPAWMLTEEKLKNTHAAKVMHCLPVRRNVELSDEILDSPHSLVTKQAGNRVWAAQAVLQDILTHQYS; encoded by the coding sequence ATGAAACAATTTATTTCAGTAAATGATGTGCCGGATATCAATGCACTTATTGCAAAAGCAGTGGCATGCAAAAAAGATCCGTTGAAGTATCAAGACCTTGGTGCAGGGAAACGTATTGGATTACTTTTTCTGAATCCTAGCCTGAGAACTCGCTTGAGCACACAAGTAGCTGCAAGAAATCTTGGAATGGAGGCGATTGTTTTCAATGTGGATAAAGAAGGCTGGGCATTGGAGTTTGAAGAAGGTGCGATCATGAGCGGTAATACAGTAGAACATGTGAAAGATGCTGCGCCTGTTCTCGGACAATATTTTGATATTCTTTGTATCCGAACATTTCCATCTTTGAAAAATAGAGAGGATGACTATAGTGAAATGTTCATTCATCAGTTCATTAAGTACGCAGGTGTTCCGGTGGTAAGTTTGGAAAGCGCCACATTACATCCATTACAATCCCTGACCGATCTGTTAACGATCACTGAAGAACTGCAATTCAAGAAAATGACTCGTCGCCCTAAAATCGTTCTTACTTGGGCACCACATATAAAACCACTTCCTCAATGCGTAGCTAATAGTTTTGCGCAGTGGATGAATGCTTGGGGAGAAGCTGATTTTGTGATCACACATCCACAGGATTATGAGCTATCTACTGAATTCACAAAAGGAGCTGTTATCACTCACGATCAGGATGCTGCTTTAGCGGACGCAGATTTTGTTTATGTTAAGAATTGGAGTACTTATACTGATTACGGAAAAGTATATGAAAATGATCCTGCATGGATGTTGACAGAAGAAAAACTTAAAAATACACATGCAGCAAAAGTCATGCATTGCTTGCCGGTCAGAAGAAATGTGGAACTTAGTGATGAGATATTGGATAGCCCTCATAGTCTGGTAACCAAACAGGCTGGTAACCGTGTTTGGGCAGCACAGGCAGTGTTACAAGATATTCTAACACATCAATATTCATAA
- a CDS encoding aspartate aminotransferase family protein — protein MKLFDVYPLNNITIARASGSYVWDDQGTQYLDMYGGHAVISIGHTHPHWVKRIEDQLEKIAFYSNSVIIPLQHQLAEKLAKLSGKTDYELFLCNSGAEANENALKLASFHTGRKKIIAFKKSFHGRTSLAVAATDNPAIVAPVNETENIVFLPFNDVDSLQKYFDLHGESTAAVITEGIQGVGGINVASDLFLQTIRKLCDQYGSVFIADSVQCGYGRTGKFFAHDHAGIQADIYSMAKGMGNGFPIGGILIAPHIRPKHGMLGTTFGGNHLACAAALSVLEVMEQEELIQKAAVNGEYMIQALKAIPEIQNVRGRGWMIGFDVPDNIKDLKKVLLSEFKIFTGEAKPNVIRLLPSLALQKEQIDEFLASLKTAITTLNKSSV, from the coding sequence ATGAAACTTTTTGATGTATATCCTTTGAACAATATTACCATAGCCCGTGCATCCGGTTCTTATGTATGGGATGACCAGGGCACTCAATACCTTGATATGTATGGTGGTCATGCGGTAATAAGTATTGGTCATACACATCCGCATTGGGTGAAAAGAATTGAAGATCAATTGGAGAAAATTGCATTTTATTCCAATTCGGTCATCATACCCTTACAGCATCAACTCGCAGAAAAGCTTGCAAAGCTTAGCGGTAAAACCGACTATGAACTGTTTTTGTGTAACAGTGGTGCTGAAGCAAATGAAAATGCATTAAAACTGGCCTCTTTTCATACCGGAAGAAAGAAGATCATTGCTTTTAAGAAATCTTTTCATGGAAGAACATCTCTGGCGGTGGCAGCGACTGACAATCCAGCGATCGTTGCACCGGTGAATGAAACAGAAAATATTGTATTTCTTCCTTTCAATGATGTTGATTCACTTCAAAAATATTTTGATCTGCATGGTGAATCCACTGCAGCTGTAATAACGGAAGGAATACAGGGAGTAGGAGGGATCAATGTCGCTTCTGATCTTTTTTTGCAAACCATAAGAAAACTGTGTGATCAATACGGATCAGTATTCATAGCAGATAGTGTACAGTGTGGTTATGGTAGAACAGGAAAATTCTTTGCGCATGATCATGCAGGGATACAGGCAGATATTTATTCGATGGCTAAAGGCATGGGTAATGGTTTTCCAATCGGAGGTATTCTGATCGCACCGCATATACGCCCAAAACATGGTATGCTTGGAACTACTTTTGGGGGTAATCACCTGGCCTGCGCTGCCGCATTATCTGTATTGGAAGTAATGGAGCAAGAGGAGCTGATTCAAAAAGCAGCGGTGAATGGGGAGTATATGATACAAGCATTGAAAGCCATTCCAGAGATCCAAAATGTAAGAGGACGTGGATGGATGATCGGATTTGATGTTCCTGACAACATTAAAGATTTGAAGAAAGTATTATTGAGTGAATTCAAAATATTCACTGGAGAAGCAAAACCGAATGTGATCAGGCTCTTACCTTCTTTGGCCTTACAGAAAGAACAAATCGATGAATTTTTAGCATCATTAAAAACTGCCATAACAACTTTAAATAAAAGCTCTGTGTAA
- the argC gene encoding N-acetyl-gamma-glutamyl-phosphate reductase has protein sequence MSQIHAAIIGGAGYTGGEMIRLLLRHPKVKLQSVHSSSNAGKPLYTVHKDLLGETELIFSEQPFTDIDVLFLCVGHGDAKKFLEQHLIPDAVKIIDLSQDFRLPSGSAFGNKYFVYGLPELNREQIKTAQHIANPGCFATAIQLALLPLAQAGILSDVYTTGITGSTGAGQSLSNTSHFSWRANNIQAYKSLNHQHIKEITASINQLQKDSPLSDVGEGPGIHFVPWRGDFARGIYTSSTIDCSFPLEEVNRIYKDYYNGHAFTFLSESMIDLKQVVNTNKCLLHIEKQGNKLIIHSAIDNLLKGASGQAVQNMNLMFGLDEKTGLDLKANYF, from the coding sequence ATGAGTCAGATACATGCAGCGATCATAGGTGGTGCAGGATATACAGGTGGCGAAATGATTCGTTTACTGCTTCGTCATCCTAAAGTGAAATTGCAAAGTGTACACAGTTCTAGCAATGCAGGAAAACCCTTGTATACTGTTCATAAAGATCTGCTTGGAGAAACAGAACTGATATTTTCCGAACAGCCATTCACTGATATTGATGTTTTATTTTTATGTGTAGGACACGGAGATGCTAAAAAATTTCTGGAACAACATCTCATTCCTGATGCTGTAAAGATCATTGATCTTTCACAAGATTTTAGATTGCCTTCAGGATCTGCTTTTGGGAACAAATATTTTGTTTACGGGTTACCGGAGCTCAATCGCGAACAGATCAAAACAGCACAACATATTGCAAACCCAGGTTGCTTTGCAACAGCTATTCAACTTGCATTGTTGCCACTTGCACAAGCAGGTATATTGAGTGATGTGTATACAACCGGTATCACAGGTTCTACTGGTGCAGGTCAATCTTTGAGTAATACTTCTCATTTTAGTTGGAGAGCGAATAATATACAAGCCTATAAATCTTTGAATCATCAGCATATCAAAGAGATCACGGCATCGATCAATCAACTGCAAAAGGATTCTCCTTTGTCTGATGTAGGAGAAGGTCCGGGTATTCATTTTGTTCCTTGGCGTGGTGATTTTGCAAGAGGTATTTATACCAGCTCTACTATTGATTGCAGTTTTCCGTTGGAAGAAGTGAATCGAATCTATAAAGATTATTATAATGGTCATGCATTCACTTTTTTGAGCGAATCAATGATCGATCTGAAACAGGTAGTGAATACGAATAAATGCCTGTTGCACATAGAGAAACAGGGGAACAAACTGATCATTCATAGTGCCATCGATAATCTGTTGAAAGGAGCGAGCGGACAAGCTGTTCAAAATATGAATCTCATGTTTGGACTTGATGAAAAAACAGGGTTGGATTTGAAAGCCAATTATTTCTAA
- the argG gene encoding argininosuccinate synthase, with translation MNQLPTNLPAGTKVVLGFSGGLDTSFCVKYLTEEKGFEVHSVIVNTGGFSKEELQQVEAHAYNLGVKTHTTVDAVKSYYDSIIRFLIYGNVLKNNTYPLSVSAERLSQALHIAEHAKKMNAKAVVHGSTGAGNDQVRFDMIFHIMIPDTEIITPIRDMKLSREEEISYLKSKGVAMNFEKAAYSINKGLWGTSVGGKETLHSKGMLPEEAWPTQVSKSQPEEVKLGFVKGELTRINDQQFSHPTDAIQYLQSIAGSFGIGRDIHVGDTIIGIKGRVGFEAAAPMVILKAHHALEKHVLTKWQLNWKDQLAQFYGNWLHEGQILDPVMRDIEAFLTQSQEHVTGEVFVQLMPYRFAVIGIESSFDLMSSKFGKYGEMNSGWTGDDVRGFSKIFGNQTAIYHNIKADNK, from the coding sequence ATGAATCAACTTCCTACAAATCTTCCCGCTGGTACAAAAGTGGTCTTGGGCTTTAGTGGTGGACTGGACACTTCCTTTTGTGTTAAATACCTGACTGAAGAGAAAGGTTTTGAAGTACACAGCGTGATCGTAAATACGGGTGGTTTTTCAAAAGAAGAATTACAGCAAGTGGAGGCACATGCCTACAACTTAGGTGTAAAAACACACACGACTGTTGATGCTGTAAAAAGTTATTACGATAGTATCATTCGTTTCCTCATTTATGGAAATGTATTAAAAAACAACACTTACCCATTGAGCGTAAGTGCTGAAAGACTGAGCCAGGCATTACATATAGCCGAACATGCAAAAAAAATGAATGCTAAAGCGGTAGTGCATGGCAGTACAGGAGCAGGAAATGATCAGGTGAGATTTGATATGATCTTTCATATCATGATCCCCGATACAGAGATCATCACGCCGATCAGAGATATGAAACTGAGTAGAGAAGAAGAGATCAGTTATCTGAAGTCGAAAGGAGTAGCGATGAATTTTGAAAAAGCAGCGTATTCCATTAACAAAGGGCTGTGGGGAACCAGTGTTGGAGGAAAAGAAACATTACATTCAAAAGGGATGTTGCCGGAAGAAGCTTGGCCTACACAAGTTTCCAAATCTCAGCCTGAAGAAGTAAAACTTGGATTTGTAAAGGGTGAACTTACTCGTATCAATGATCAGCAGTTCTCACATCCAACAGATGCCATTCAATACCTACAATCTATAGCCGGTTCTTTTGGAATTGGCAGAGATATTCATGTGGGTGATACCATCATTGGTATCAAAGGGCGTGTAGGTTTTGAAGCAGCAGCGCCAATGGTCATACTTAAAGCACACCATGCTTTGGAGAAACATGTACTTACCAAATGGCAGCTGAACTGGAAAGATCAACTGGCTCAGTTTTATGGAAACTGGTTACATGAAGGACAGATCCTCGATCCTGTAATGAGAGATATTGAAGCTTTCCTGACCCAATCTCAAGAGCATGTGACAGGGGAGGTTTTCGTGCAGTTAATGCCGTATCGTTTTGCAGTCATTGGTATTGAATCTTCCTTTGATCTGATGAGCAGCAAATTCGGGAAGTATGGTGAAATGAACAGCGGATGGACAGGAGATGATGTGAGAGGATTCTCTAAAATCTTCGGCAATCAGACAGCTATTTATCACAATATTAAAGCTGATAATAAATGA
- a CDS encoding GNAT family N-acetyltransferase, translated as MEQNIIVRVANGGDTQYAQTITDEMESSAKARGTGIAKRSPDYVARKMEEGKAVIALLPDGTWVGFCYIEAWGHDAFVANSGLIVSPPFRKSGVAKLIKQTIFNLSREKYPTSKIFGLTTGLAVMKINSDLGYEPVTYSELTDDEEFWAGCKSCINYEILMSKDRKNCFCTAMLYDPADHYEPEETSTDFKKKSKLYERFMKVKQHKLLRVFRKKENGGTPKPKSFFHHFFNF; from the coding sequence TTGGAACAAAATATCATTGTTCGTGTAGCCAATGGTGGCGACACGCAGTATGCGCAAACCATTACGGATGAAATGGAATCATCTGCAAAAGCACGTGGTACCGGTATTGCCAAGCGGAGTCCTGATTATGTGGCTCGTAAGATGGAAGAAGGTAAAGCTGTGATCGCTTTACTTCCTGATGGCACCTGGGTTGGCTTTTGTTATATTGAAGCTTGGGGACATGATGCATTCGTGGCCAATAGTGGCTTAATCGTTTCACCACCCTTTCGAAAAAGTGGTGTGGCAAAACTGATCAAACAGACCATCTTTAACTTATCACGCGAAAAATATCCAACCTCTAAAATATTCGGTCTTACTACCGGACTCGCAGTCATGAAGATCAATAGTGACTTGGGTTATGAGCCGGTTACTTATAGTGAGTTAACAGATGATGAAGAATTCTGGGCAGGATGCAAAAGCTGTATCAATTATGAGATATTGATGAGCAAGGATAGAAAGAATTGTTTTTGTACAGCAATGCTCTATGATCCTGCAGATCATTATGAACCGGAAGAAACTTCGACTGACTTTAAAAAGAAATCAAAACTATATGAACGTTTCATGAAAGTGAAACAGCATAAGTTATTACGTGTTTTCAGAAAAAAGGAAAACGGTGGTACTCCAAAACCGAAATCATTTTTTCATCATTTTTTTAATTTTTAA